A portion of the Chromobacterium sp. IIBBL 290-4 genome contains these proteins:
- a CDS encoding VOC family protein produces the protein MHVYPYLNFNGRAEEALNFYRDALSGEIAMLMRYGDAPESAPDMGEPNPDWIMHARLVFGPNVLMISDTSQPMAPTPQITLSINLEGDADKARKVFAALSVGGKVTMDLHQTFWGALFGCFSDRFGVCWMVNCQL, from the coding sequence ATGCATGTGTATCCGTATCTGAATTTCAATGGACGCGCCGAGGAGGCGCTTAACTTCTACCGCGACGCCTTGTCAGGCGAGATCGCCATGCTGATGCGCTATGGCGACGCGCCGGAGAGCGCGCCGGACATGGGCGAGCCGAATCCCGACTGGATCATGCATGCGCGGCTGGTGTTTGGTCCCAATGTGCTGATGATTTCCGATACCTCTCAGCCGATGGCGCCCACGCCGCAAATCACCTTGTCCATCAACCTGGAGGGCGATGCAGACAAAGCCCGCAAGGTGTTTGCCGCGCTCAGCGTCGGCGGCAAGGTGACGATGGACCTGCATCAGACATTCTGGGGCGCGCTTTTTGGCTGTTTTAGTGATAGATTCGGCGTTTGCTGGATGGTCAACTGCCAGTTGTGA
- a CDS encoding ABC transporter permease subunit: MSQSNQTAAAQTADLALSYPSPLKEFWQGFSHNKGAVAGLVFVLFITACALLAPVLAPYSSIEQYRDHLLTPPAWEAGGSLQFLFGTDELGRDILSRLIYGARMSLFIGLMSVLLALIPGVILGLLAAFFPKVLGATIMRLMDIMMALPSLLLAVAIMAILGPGLTNAMIAIATVSLPAYVRLTRASAMTELNRDYVVASRVAGAGLFRLMFVTVLPNCMAPLIVHATMSFSSAILEIAALGFLGLGVQPPTPEWGTMLASARDYIERAWWVVTMPGLTILLSVLAINLMGDGLRDALDPKLKRVA; the protein is encoded by the coding sequence ATGAGCCAAAGCAATCAAACCGCGGCCGCGCAGACGGCCGACCTGGCGTTGTCCTATCCGTCTCCGCTGAAGGAGTTCTGGCAGGGCTTTTCCCACAACAAGGGCGCGGTGGCCGGTCTGGTCTTCGTGCTGTTCATCACCGCCTGTGCGCTGCTGGCGCCGGTATTGGCGCCGTACAGCTCGATCGAGCAATACCGCGACCACCTGCTGACGCCGCCGGCATGGGAGGCGGGCGGCAGCCTGCAATTCCTGTTCGGCACCGACGAGCTGGGCAGAGACATCCTGTCGCGGCTGATCTACGGCGCGCGCATGTCGCTATTCATCGGCCTGATGTCGGTGCTGTTGGCGCTGATTCCGGGCGTGATCCTGGGCCTGTTGGCCGCCTTCTTCCCCAAGGTGCTGGGCGCCACCATCATGCGGCTGATGGACATCATGATGGCGCTGCCGTCCTTGCTGCTGGCGGTAGCCATCATGGCCATTCTCGGACCTGGCCTGACCAATGCGATGATCGCCATCGCCACCGTGTCCTTGCCGGCCTATGTGCGTCTGACCCGCGCCTCGGCGATGACTGAGCTGAACCGCGATTACGTGGTGGCTTCGCGTGTGGCTGGCGCCGGCCTGTTCCGGCTGATGTTCGTCACCGTGCTGCCCAACTGCATGGCGCCCTTGATCGTGCACGCCACCATGAGCTTTTCCTCGGCCATTCTCGAAATCGCCGCCCTGGGCTTCCTGGGCCTGGGCGTGCAGCCGCCGACGCCGGAGTGGGGCACCATGCTGGCCTCGGCGCGCGACTACATCGAGCGCGCCTGGTGGGTGGTGACCATGCCGGGTCTGACCATTCTGCTGTCGGTGCTGGCGATCAACCTGATGGGCGACGGCCTGCGCGACGCGCTGGACCCCAAGCTGAAGCGCGTGGCCTGA
- a CDS encoding ABC transporter permease subunit, which yields MFSFILRRLGLLVPTFFGITLLTFGLIRMIPGDPVEVMVGERTLDPKLHAEALHRLGLDKPLYAQYLDYVGNLLHGNLGESLVTKAGVWTEFKTLFPATLELALSALLFAVFWGLLAGVLAAIKRGSLFDHGAMGVSLTGFSMPIFWWGLILIMFFSVKLGWTPVSGRMDLTFDIAPRTGFMLIDSWLAEAADPEANSGAFKSALMHLILPSIVLGTIPLAVIARMTRSSMLEVLRDDYVRTARAKGLSPARVIFIHTLRNALIPVLTVIGLQVGTLMGGAVLTETIFSWPGIGKWLIDAIARRDYPVVQNGILMVATLVIVTNFIVDILYGIANPRIRHAK from the coding sequence ATGTTTTCATTCATCCTGCGCAGGTTGGGCCTGCTGGTGCCCACCTTCTTCGGCATCACGCTGCTGACTTTCGGCCTGATCCGCATGATTCCCGGCGACCCGGTCGAAGTGATGGTGGGCGAGCGCACGCTCGATCCCAAGCTGCACGCCGAGGCGCTGCATCGCCTGGGGCTGGACAAGCCCTTGTACGCCCAGTATCTGGACTATGTCGGCAATCTGCTGCATGGCAATCTGGGCGAGTCGCTGGTCACCAAGGCCGGCGTCTGGACCGAATTCAAAACCCTGTTCCCGGCCACGCTGGAGCTAGCGTTGTCCGCGCTGCTGTTCGCCGTGTTCTGGGGGCTGCTGGCCGGCGTGCTGGCCGCCATCAAGCGCGGCTCCTTGTTCGATCACGGCGCGATGGGCGTTTCGCTGACCGGCTTTTCGATGCCCATCTTCTGGTGGGGCCTGATCCTGATCATGTTCTTCTCGGTGAAGCTGGGTTGGACGCCGGTATCCGGCCGCATGGATCTGACCTTCGACATCGCGCCGCGCACCGGCTTCATGCTGATAGACAGCTGGCTGGCCGAGGCGGCCGATCCCGAGGCCAACTCCGGCGCGTTCAAGAGCGCGCTGATGCACCTGATCCTGCCGTCCATCGTGCTGGGCACCATTCCGCTGGCGGTGATCGCGCGGATGACGCGCTCGTCGATGCTGGAAGTGCTGCGCGACGATTATGTCCGCACCGCCCGCGCCAAGGGCCTGTCGCCGGCGCGCGTGATCTTCATCCACACCCTGCGCAACGCGCTGATTCCGGTCTTGACCGTGATCGGCCTGCAAGTGGGCACGCTGATGGGCGGCGCGGTGCTGACCGAGACCATCTTCTCCTGGCCCGGCATAGGCAAATGGCTGATCGACGCCATCGCCCGCCGCGACTACCCGGTGGTGCAGAACGGCATCCTGATGGTGGCCACATTGGTGATCGTCACCAACTTCATCGTCGACATCCTGTACGGCATCGCCAATCCGCGCATCCGTCACGCCAAGTAA
- a CDS encoding ABC transporter ATP-binding protein, whose translation MSLLRIKNLSVEFGSEKNPFRVVEGLELTVDQGEIVGIVGESGSGKSVTMMAMMGLLEGQGRIVADELSFDGKDLLTISARGRRKIVGKDISMIFQDPMTALNPSYTVGYQIMEVLKAHQGLRGAALKARALELMELVEIPAAATRLDAYPHQLSGGMSQRVAIAMAIACNPKLLIADEPTTALDVTIQAQIMELLVSLQKSQNMALILITHDLAVVAEVAQRLVVMYAGQAAEMGTVPEIFRHPVHPYTEALLSSIPEHSKGARRLATLPGIVPGQYDRPSGCLLSPRCPYAQDNCRSQRPGLTAHEHGAVRCHYPLLAKEKQHG comes from the coding sequence ATGAGTCTGTTGCGAATCAAGAATCTCTCGGTCGAGTTCGGCTCGGAGAAGAACCCCTTCCGCGTGGTGGAAGGGCTGGAATTGACGGTGGACCAGGGCGAGATCGTCGGCATCGTCGGCGAGTCCGGCTCCGGCAAGTCGGTCACCATGATGGCGATGATGGGCCTTCTGGAAGGGCAGGGCCGCATCGTCGCCGACGAACTGAGCTTCGATGGCAAGGACCTGCTGACCATTTCGGCGCGCGGCCGCCGCAAGATCGTCGGCAAAGACATCTCGATGATCTTCCAGGACCCGATGACGGCGCTGAACCCCAGCTACACCGTCGGCTACCAGATCATGGAAGTGCTGAAGGCGCACCAGGGCCTGCGCGGCGCGGCCTTGAAAGCGCGCGCGCTGGAGCTGATGGAGCTGGTGGAGATCCCGGCGGCGGCGACGCGGCTGGACGCCTATCCGCACCAGCTGTCCGGCGGCATGAGCCAGCGCGTGGCCATCGCCATGGCCATCGCCTGCAACCCCAAGCTGTTGATCGCCGACGAGCCGACCACGGCGCTGGATGTGACCATCCAGGCGCAGATCATGGAACTGCTGGTGTCTTTGCAGAAGAGCCAGAACATGGCGCTGATCCTGATCACCCATGACCTGGCGGTGGTGGCCGAGGTGGCGCAGCGCCTGGTGGTGATGTACGCCGGCCAGGCGGCGGAGATGGGCACGGTGCCGGAAATCTTCCGCCACCCGGTCCATCCCTACACCGAGGCGCTGCTGTCGTCCATTCCGGAGCACAGCAAGGGCGCGCGCCGCTTGGCCACGCTGCCCGGCATCGTGCCGGGGCAGTACGACCGCCCGAGCGGCTGCTTGCTGTCGCCGCGCTGCCCGTACGCGCAGGACAACTGCCGCAGCCAGCGGCCCGGATTGACCGCCCACGAACATGGCGCGGTGCGTTGCCACTACCCGTTGCTGGCCAAGGAGAAGCAGCATGGCTAA
- a CDS encoding peptide ABC transporter ATP-binding protein, whose translation MAKVLQARDLTRYYDVAQGMFKPKAQVKALAGVSFELEAGRTLAVVGESGCGKSTLARQLTLIEQPTSGSLILDGQDAATATGADLKAMRRKVQMVFQNPYGSLNPRQKIGDQLSEPLLINTKLSAKEREEKVRAMMARVGLRPEHYFRYPHMFSGGQRQRIAIARAMMLNPKIVVADEPTSALDVSIQAQVLNLFMDLQEEFNTAYVFISHNLAVVEHVANDLMVMYLGRAVEVGDKARVYERPLHPYTQALLSATPSIHPEDRRIKIKIEGELPSPLNPPSGCAFHKRCPHANERCKSEVPQLRELDQRMVACHRAEEING comes from the coding sequence ATGGCTAAGGTTTTGCAAGCAAGGGATCTGACCCGTTATTACGATGTGGCGCAGGGCATGTTCAAGCCCAAGGCGCAGGTGAAGGCGCTGGCCGGCGTGTCGTTCGAACTGGAGGCCGGCCGCACGCTGGCGGTGGTGGGCGAATCCGGCTGCGGCAAGAGCACGCTGGCGCGCCAGCTGACCTTGATCGAGCAGCCGACTTCCGGTTCGCTGATCCTGGACGGCCAGGACGCGGCCACGGCCACCGGCGCCGATTTGAAGGCGATGCGCCGCAAGGTGCAAATGGTGTTCCAGAACCCTTATGGTTCGCTGAACCCGCGCCAGAAGATAGGCGACCAGCTGTCCGAGCCGCTGCTGATCAACACCAAGCTGTCGGCCAAGGAGCGCGAAGAAAAGGTCAGGGCGATGATGGCCCGCGTCGGCCTGCGTCCGGAGCATTATTTCCGCTATCCGCACATGTTCTCCGGCGGCCAGCGCCAGCGCATCGCCATCGCCCGCGCCATGATGCTGAACCCTAAGATCGTGGTGGCCGACGAGCCGACTTCGGCGCTGGATGTCTCGATTCAGGCGCAGGTGCTGAACCTGTTCATGGATCTGCAGGAGGAATTCAACACCGCCTATGTGTTCATCTCTCACAATCTGGCGGTGGTGGAGCATGTGGCCAACGACCTGATGGTGATGTACCTGGGCCGCGCGGTGGAAGTGGGCGACAAGGCCCGCGTTTACGAGCGCCCGCTGCACCCTTACACGCAGGCGCTGCTGTCGGCCACGCCGTCCATTCATCCGGAAGACCGCCGCATCAAGATCAAGATCGAGGGCGAGCTGCCCAGCCCGCTGAACCCGCCGTCCGGCTGCGCCTTCCACAAGCGCTGCCCGCACGCCAATGAGCGTTGCAAGTCGGAAGTGCCGCAATTGCGCGAGCTGGATCAGCGCATGGTGGCTTGCCATCGGGCGGAAGAGATCAACGGCTGA